AGCTGCGGCCGGCAGTCTGGAGAAGCGATCTGGCATGCGTGTCAGGCAGACACGTGGCAGACTTCCCCCCTTCCCCGTgccactgctgcctgctttgcATTCATTTCCACCCCTCTTCATTTCTCCCAGCTGCgctctcctttctgctgccagaGCCTCTGATCCGGAGCAGTAGGGCCTGCTTGGCAGGTAAAGGCACATATAGGATGAGAATTGGAAAAACCACCTAAGGACTGAGTCaacctcccctccctccccttccctccccaagcTCTACAAACCGGGGCCATACCCACAAGAGGGAAGTGAGTCACTCATGCAGTGCTCAGGCTGGCGAGAGCCGAGAGTGCGGACAGGTAACGtacctgcagaggaggaaaagtgaggagcagagagagacagGGCCCCAGGCAGGGACTGCTCTGAGCCCTGGGGGGAGCAAagagagcagagggaaggatgCTGGAGGCTGGGGAGTGGAGTGGGGTGGGAGGCAGGTGACAGTGCAGGACGGACatggaggggagcaggatggAGGGTCCAGAGGCAGAAAGAGTTTAGTGCAATCCCGAATAGACAGACagtctgcaaataaaaatataaccaTAAATAAACCgaacagtttaaaatataaagcagcagccacagtAACAGCTCTCCCCTGTGAGCTTTATCTCCAGAGAGACTCCTGGAGAGGACttcccccacaccccacacctGCCCTAGTCCTTCCCTGCTGCTAGCTGTGAGCTCTCACCAGAAAGGTGGACGGGTCTATGCTTGGGGggttatttttatctttttcctcaAGGATTTGCTGcacctttctcctctgcttctgcttctgcctcctcctccacctcctgctcttcctcctccaggtCCTCCTCTGTGCTCTGTGGCCCAGCATGCAggacaaagggaagaaagagtgGAGATACTTGCAAGATGACCCATGGCAGTTCTTTCTGACACACAAGGGAATAAAGCAATGGTCACGACGCCAGAATAAAAAGGGACCTTCCCCCATGGCCAAGACAGCTCTGGGTCAGGGAGCAAAGAGACTTGTCTTCCTCTGGAGCATCAGGTCAGGGCTATCTAACCCATTTACAAGTGCTGCGATCCCACTGCCCAACAACAGCCATCAGTCGCTAGTGCTCCTTTCTGTATCCTAGGTGTCTACAGGATGTCATGCACTGCCACACATTTCTGTCCTTCCctcaaaaaggaaagcagatgaTCTCCTGCCCTTTAGGCTGGGACTTAGCAAAAGGAAGGAGAACGCTGCAAAACCTTCAGGGAAATCACACCATAGCAGCAGAGTGACACACACAGCATGGTCATGAGAAGGCATGAGGGGGATGTTAGAGGAGCATAAGAAAGTGGCAGGGTCACTTGCTGAAGCCATTTGCCACACACAGCTGGACACCACCAGTCTCAATACACCCACTCCTCCTTTTGGGCAACAGGTGTAATGCCATGGTGCTGAACACCAGGACAAGCCCCTGTGTTTCACCACTGAGGTGCAGCCCCCAAAGTCACAgtggagagaggaaagaaagagggagcaAACGAGCAAAGGGTCTCATAGGCAACAGGAGAAGGGCCATAGCAAAGTCAATCTCACCTTGGCTTTGTGGCTGGGCTCAGAGCTCAGGCCACTTGGGGAGTTGTACAACTCTTTGGAGACCACACACAGGAACTCTGTCTGATCCTCATTCCCATAGTTATAGGATGAGCCAATGTTGACAAGCTAGAAAAGACGAGAGCAAGAATCACAAGCACATGTTACTGCAAACATCTACTCCACCTGGGGAGCAAGGCAGAAAGCCCACCATGTAGCAGGGAGTTCAATCCATACCCCCAATAGAAAGGCCTCATAACTAAACTGAGGAGGCAGCACAGAGAACCAAGAGAGGAGTCAGCCGGGATGCAAAACAGCTTAACCTCACACAGCATCCTCTACAGCTCTAGAGAAGGGGCAAGAGAGAGCCAGTGTGATAGCACCATCAACAACTGACCCAGCATTCTCAGAGAGGGAAGGTGCCTTGCCTGTGGACTGTATGGTATCCATAATCTTCTTCCCAAAAAacagctcctgcccagcctcctcTACCTTCTCCATACCTGCTCAAAGCGCCATCCATCCGACATAGTGGAAACCATCTGAGTGAGCTCCTCTTCCTGGCACTGTAGCACACGGTAGACATGCTTAGGAGGCACCTGACAACAAAATTGCAGAGCATGTTGACAACGGTCAAATGCTAAAGGCTGTTGCCCTCCAGCAGAAGGAAGTAGTAGTACCCCTCCTTGACAGACCTGTCCTCTTCCCCATGTCCCAGCCTAAAGGGGAGTGGAAACCACAACCCAACTTTCTACTATGCTGTCATGGGGAGCAAGAACAGTATCTCTTCTGGAGAGCTTCCTGCATTGTCCCCAGAAAATACTGGGCTCTTTTGATGGGGAGTTTGCATTTGTTATTACAAAGTCATTTATGCAAATGCAACAAATGCTGATGGGGTTGTGCAAGTGCAAAGTGACTGTGTTGCTGGAGGCTTACAACCTGAGGCAGACACGATGAAAAGTGAGATGTCAGCCAGCACTCCCagagacagattttaaaaggttattgGCCAAGACAAGGTGTGATTGTGCTACAGGACTGATTCCTCGTGCCTCAATTTCTGCATTTAACTCTTCCACAGACATGTCTTCACCTGTTCCCACTATGTTTCTATACAGGTATCCCCATGTGATTATACTTCCAGGACTCCCCACACCAGAGCCCTCCTCCCCATGCCTCCGCTCTCCTCACAAACATCCTTCCATATCCCATAGCAACCTGGTGGCTTCTTCCAAAAGCTAGAGGAGATGATTTGCTTTCAGGGGCTACATCCAGCATTACTTCTGGGGATGCAAAATAAGCCTATAACTTGTTTATTGTAACTAAAATGGTGGTAGCCTGTCTCCTGCAAGATTTTGCTATGCAGACATTAGCACGTAAATTCTAATTAGTTGCTTCTTTCCATtccttgctgcttctcccaaGAGTGCTCTCCCTCTAGACTCTAGAGTCTCCCTTTCCACACTCCCTCCTTTGCCCACCCCACTCCATCTTTCCTTGCCATTTCTCTCCATACCTGAGTTACTGTGTAGTCCTTCTCCTCCAGTCGATCCTTGATTATTCGGATTAAAGGACCAATGTTATAGAACTCAGCTTCTTCTAGGACCCCTGAGACAGACAGAAGGACCACAAAGACAGAAGGTTAACAGCCCATCTTTGGTTTTTGACTTGCAAAAGATCAATTCTGAGCTTCCCAAGGTCCATAGCGAGAAATGACACTCCAGCCTCACTTTTTAACAGGTTTCTGTTGCTTGAAACTCTTAGTGCAGAGAATTGAACCCTGGCTCTCTGCATTGCATTCCTAATGCTCATCCCAATTTCCTTATGCTGCCTGCTACTACAGAAACAGGTGCCACCAGTGAAGGCTTCTGCTGAGGACCGCTAAGACCTTTCACAGATTACTGCCCAAGGAGAATAAATGTTGGCTCCAGCCTCTCTCAATGGTCACCAGTTCTCACCTTGTCCAGGCCCTCTTTGGAAGCCAGAGAACCACAAGTATTTCTGATCTTGTCACCAAAAGACcctaaaaaaatcccaactttCCTCCTGGGCCAGTTGGAGTTGCACCCACCTTGCAGCCCCATATGACTTCAGATGATCTTTGGCTCTCTCCTCTGTGCTTCACCTCAAAGCAGGTAAACAgagaagtgttttggttttttcctcaatGATGTCTGCAtccatcacacacacaccccatcCCCCCCCAGACTCAGCTGTCTGCTAACAGGCCTTCAGGGGAAGGGAGGTGGGTTCCCAGAGGGtgcgggaggggagggaggctAGGAACGAACACTCACATGTCCCCAGGGCAGTACACAGACAATGCAGGTGGGAGGATTGATCCTTCACTACCTGACACACTCAGACCCCTTCAGAGTCCCTCATTCAGCCACGAATTGTCTAACGGGTTAGCTTTATGTCAGCCTGAGTGtctgcagcaggaacaaaagGCAATGTTAAACTGTGAACAGGACTCCTGTTTATGCTTCAGATATGATGTTAAAACCTGTGGATGAACTCTGTCTGACCTCAGGATTACACCTGTAAACACCTCAGAGTCCTGTTTTTTCCAATTTTGTACCATtgcttaaatatgtttttggAATTATAATTCATAAGACAATCCTGAAGAAAACTTTCCTTGCATTAGGTAAAAATATGTAAGAGAGAGAGGCAAGAAGACTAATGAACATGCAGAAACGGTGCTTGGCTAGGGCTGGACAGCACAGCCTGTCTTTGGAATTGGCTGCTTGTTAGAATCTAGCATCCAAAAATTATGAGGCATTAGGAATTATTAGGCTGGTAAAATCGTGATGATGTTACTGAGTTCTCCTGTTGGACCTCCTGTCAACCTCAAATGAAGGATTGGTTTGTCCGGCTTGCTCCACTGGAATTGCTGCAGTCCACAACCCATCAGAGCACTAGTAGCATACGTTACATATCACTGATTAATGATGGTCTTTATTACAGTCAGTAGAAGAGATGAAGTTGGTCTTGTTTGGTCTTCTGGGTTTTCATTCCTCATTAGAACCACTCAGTCATTAACAGAAAACTCAATCACTAAGCCTGGTTAAAAGCAGATAAGGAACAAGTAATAAAATGGTTTATTGAGACTGAGAGATCTTGCCTACTTCTATCTCAGTGACACCTCTGCTGAACTAACAGTCATGAAGCCACAACACATGCAGGATGCCTTCCCCACCTACTCCAAACCCGCTTAGTGAAGGAAACATCAGTACGCTTTCCAAGAGCTGCACACAGGGATAGCCCTTTCAAATTCCCCCGCACCAGCCTCCAGAAGGAGAATGAGACACAACAAGGTCAATAACAAGTCCTACTGTGTCCTGGCTACAGCAGCAATGTTAAGTGGGAAGCTTCTGAGCTCCAAGACTCACCCTCTTCAGCCATATCTTTATCCAGGACCAGCTTCCCATGACGAAGGAAGTTCAGGATAGGTCCAAAGTAAGTGGGGTCCCGGTCTATTAGGTATGCACCAGTCTCATCCTAGCAACAGACAATGAGGATAAAAACCCCATGGGAAAGGTATCACCTATCTACAAATGCTCCAGactagaagaaaatacaaacccaaGCAAAAACGTTCACTATTTCTAAGAATCCTTGGAAACCAGGGGCCTTGCCCATGGTTCAGCTTCTCCATGGTACCATCACTTACACAGTGCACATAGCAAAGTTCTCCAGTGGAAAAACATGCCACTGCCACACTTTTGTGAGATGATCCAAAGGATGAGGATCAACTAAAGGATCCCAAAGCACACACATGCATAGGCAGTTACAGAGGACAACAGCCAGCCAGCACGCAAGGGGGATATCTTGACCTGTACGCACAGGTGAGGTGCAGAGCAAGCTTTTTGCAAAGTTCACCACAGCACCACagaattttgggggaaaaaagacagattttttgaAGTTGTGGCTGAACTCTTTCTACAGGCTTTACCCCCGTGGCAAATGGAACCAACCTCAGTAATTTACACTCCTGAGATGGACTACAGAGAGGCCCTAGCCAAGTCAGTCCAGCTTGGATTTTAACTCCTGTATTGTTATGCTCAGCATGCCTGTCTCGGCATGGACCAACGCagctgagaaagcaaaaaaaaaaaaaaggtctcagGCTCCTTCTGCAACTGTGTGTACAGACCTGGTGTGAGAGAGCAGAGAGACCCTTTACAGGGGACAAGGCTAAGTCAGGCAGATACAGCTCGGAGGTAGACCCAGGGGATGTGAGGGGATAGGTGGGTAGGTGGGAGAGCAGGGGCGGGGAGGGTGGCCTCTCTTTTCCCTGTGCCAGGCTACAACACAGCAAGGTGGGATCTGGCAAGGGGAAATCCTTCCCAGGagaggggggggagaaagagaCAGTTTTCACTCAGTTACTCCTGCAGCTGTCGGGGCCTGGCTCCATCCCTGCATCTCTCCAGCCCTCCCCATGCTCGGTGGGGCACGGCGCGGGAGGCAACCCAGCTGCCTTACCCGGTCCGACTGCAGCTCCTCGCCCTGGCACAAGCGACACAGGAAAGATTTCTGCTCCCGACACAGGGTCTGCCTGGTGGTGAGGAAGACGGTGCCCCCCACATT
This sequence is a window from Balearica regulorum gibbericeps isolate bBalReg1 chromosome 1, bBalReg1.pri, whole genome shotgun sequence. Protein-coding genes within it:
- the KCTD17 gene encoding BTB/POZ domain-containing protein KCTD17 isoform X2, with amino-acid sequence MRMRMEGGEEMQDTVGLCCTWDIPPPAGTQAKWVRLNVGGTVFLTTRQTLCREQKSFLCRLCQGEELQSDRDETGAYLIDRDPTYFGPILNFLRHGKLVLDKDMAEEGVLEEAEFYNIGPLIRIIKDRLEEKDYTVTQVPPKHVYRVLQCQEEELTQMVSTMSDGWRFEQLVNIGSSYNYGNEDQTEFLCVVSKELYNSPSGLSSEPSHKAKGSEQSLPGALSLSAPHFSSSAGTLPVRTLGSRQPEHCMSDSLPSCGCYKPEV
- the KCTD17 gene encoding BTB/POZ domain-containing protein KCTD17 isoform X4, whose amino-acid sequence is MRMRMEGGEEMQDTVGLCCTWDIPPPAGTQAKWVRLNVGGTVFLTTRQTLCREQKSFLCRLCQGEELQSDRDETGAYLIDRDPTYFGPILNFLRHGKLVLDKDMAEEGVLEEAEFYNIGPLIRIIKDRLEEKDYTVTQVPPKHVYRVLQCQEEELTQMVSTMSDGWRFEQLVNIGSSYNYGNEDQTEFLCVVSKELYNSPSGLSSEPSHKAKVRYLSALSALASLSTA
- the KCTD17 gene encoding BTB/POZ domain-containing protein KCTD17 isoform X1, whose product is MRMRMEGGEEMQDTVGLCCTWDIPPPAGTQAKWVRLNVGGTVFLTTRQTLCREQKSFLCRLCQGEELQSDRDETGAYLIDRDPTYFGPILNFLRHGKLVLDKDMAEEGVLEEAEFYNIGPLIRIIKDRLEEKDYTVTQVPPKHVYRVLQCQEEELTQMVSTMSDGWRFEQLVNIGSSYNYGNEDQTEFLCVVSKELYNSPSGLSSEPSHKAKGSEQSLPGALSLSAPHFSSSAAVTSQRSEDVIPTLHSSLLISGLYLYYYVLQCMPRALQ
- the KCTD17 gene encoding BTB/POZ domain-containing protein KCTD17 isoform X3, which produces MRMRMEGGEEMQDTVGLCCTWDIPPPAGTQAKWVRLNVGGTVFLTTRQTLCREQKSFLCRLCQGEELQSDRDETGAYLIDRDPTYFGPILNFLRHGKLVLDKDMAEEGVLEEAEFYNIGPLIRIIKDRLEEKDYTVTQVPPKHVYRVLQCQEEELTQMVSTMSDGWRFEQLVNIGSSYNYGNEDQTEFLCVVSKELYNSPSGLSSEPSHKAKSTEEDLEEEEQEVEEEAEAEAEEKGAANP
- the KCTD17 gene encoding BTB/POZ domain-containing protein KCTD17 isoform X5 encodes the protein MRMRMEGGEEMQDTVGLCCTWDIPPPAGTQAKWVRLNVGGTVFLTTRQTLCREQKSFLCRLCQGEELQSDRDETGAYLIDRDPTYFGPILNFLRHGKLVLDKDMAEEGVLEEAEFYNIGPLIRIIKDRLEEKDYTVTQVPPKHVYRVLQCQEEELTQMVSTMSDGWRFEQLVNIGSSYNYGNEDQTEFLCVVSKELYNSPSGLSSEPSHKAKLLQARGLRM